ACATGTGTATTATTGTTCCCACAATCACTGAATTCACGAGTTTGCTGCAGCTCATGTGCCTATGCGATAAAATTGATGTCATCAGATACTTTAAGATAGAACTAAATCCCAAGAACATTATTgatattaattgaaaaaaattggaagtatttaattttaatttactctaatatcttaattaatttaaaggttataaattaaaatatttagagtAACTACACCtatcatttataaataaaatattcatgaAGTTATAACATGTATCATGAAAAGTATACTTTAATTATATAATGAGAATATTGTGAAGATGTTGAAAGAAATATTAtcattcaagaaaaaaaaatatagttagtTGTACAAGGTAGGAGTTGCCAATACAAAACAAACGATCTAGGTTTGTACATTGTTTCTATACCGAAACCAGTTACGAAGCCAGGATTTTAACTTTGAAGGGggcaaattataatatatattatataaaggagtatttttaaaattagaaaaggccaaattgtaaaatttaaaaactttaggTACTAAATTTATATTCCTCAAAAGTTGGAGGGGGCCATTGCAATCCCATGCCACCCCCTCTCTATGTCATTGCCGGAAACTATTTGGGTCATCTAGTTTGTAGGTATGCTTGGCAGAGAGGCACTAACTCTCCGGGATGCAGTCAGGCATGCAATTGACTCAGATTATCCGAAAATGAATCGTAAATATGACTCTTCGTTTCTAATCCACTGCTGTAACTGCAACTACGAATTCATTCCGTAGATTGTCAAGCCAATATTAGAAAAGATTAATTAGAGAACTTGCtagtattttttgttttaattttactcATCAAAGTGCAGCTGATTGAGTACAAAGCAACTTCTGGTTTGTGACGTATGCCCACCACCAGCTGATTGGGTACAAAGCAATTTCATGATGTGATtgtgaacaaaggatcactttcacccctcatcttgcgtcaaagtatcaaaaaagtccaaaactggaaaaccggatcacttataccctgaacttgtgtaaaccggctcaaaaagcctcttatgctgatgtggcaccttaattggagagtgggcttttaattaatattttttattctaattaatctcaattaaatcctaattaattgcaattaaaacctaataaattacaattaatcCCTAGTTAATTTAGGGGTCTTTTTAGcctttttgccaaaaaaaattctaaatttttttttactccggcgaggaggaggagcCTCGCCGGAGCTGTTCTTGACAGATCCTCACCTGAGGATCTGTAACAGATCCTCAGACGAGGATCTGTAACAGATCCTCAGACGAGGATCTGTAACAGATCCTCGCGCGgatctgtcaagaacagatcctcAGGCGAGGATCTGTCAGATCCTCGCGCGCGAGGATCTGTCAACAGATCCTCCGGCGAGGATCTGTACAGATCCTCCGGCGAGGATCTGTACAGATCCTCGTCGGAGgatctcaagaacagatcctcaGGTGAGGATCTGTTAACAGATCCTCACCTGAGGATCTGTGACCCGCGGGTCTGGAAGAACAGACCCGCGGgtctgtattttaaaaaaaaaaattaaaaaaattaatttttttatgtatattaaaaaattagggttgatttattaatattttaatttttggggttaattagttaattcagattttaaaatttggagattaatttgttatatattaaaaattagagggttaatttgttgttttagattttagaataatagggattaaattgtacttttttaattataagttttaatttgtaatgtttaaaaaaaattaggaccattttcaacttttttctatcaaaaaccacCCTGAGTAACAAAACCACTAtgaaaaaccggagagtgtagtacactctcttaggtgagagtggggaggggggtttttgacccgttttacacaagttcagggtataagtgatacCTTTTTTcagctttggacttttttgatactttgacacAAGTTcgggggtgaaagtgatcctttgttcatttgaTTGTATTGAATTTGACATATTTGTGTCTCATAGACACAAAAATTCCGGTTTTCTGCCTCCCACCCCCAGCCCGCTATCTGAGATAGCGGGCTGCACACCAgtccgccatatgagatggctGGCTGGTGCTAATTTGGGTGATTAAACCTAATCACCCaaattagcaccagcccgccatctcatatggcggacTGGTccctccccaatgattgggaaGAGAGTAAtttactctctccccaatcattggggcagattatatttttttttttaaaaacctattatatataataaatcgtAGTTCCTGGATGCACACAATTGACTGTCACGTTGGCTTCCATTTGCtgcattaatttaaaattcaatacaATCAAATCATGAACacaaaaatagatataaaaagaaaacaacaaatttcacttttttcttAGCAgcatgaaattaataaaatagtagTACAACTAAATCatgatttaatatattattatacctttagtttttaatatgtaaaaaataactaaattatctccaaattagtaggaatacctatcttttagtttgattgaattacgaaattaaaatacaatatttggttaatataatattatttaaatttcaatcttattatttttaaagatattattaataaaattaagttaatgatttaattatggttattataaaatcaaaaaaaaataaattcaatatggcttttacaaaaattcttaactaatttaatattaattataaataaaaaattgatataattataatatttttactaatatgttcattgacgagttacattacgagccacgagtatagcacgtaatgcgaaactagtaatgTATAAATTGGACGTTcacgtttgatttggttttaattatggAGATACTTaacgttataattttttttatattggacCCTTCGAACCTAAAGTGTCATATATCCATTAGTTTGAATGGTCACCTACAATatttgtttagaatttttttaaaaattaatgctCGAAAGCGTCCGAAACTAGCCCGAAAATAGCTAGCTTGAACTACGATTTATTATAGATAAtaggtttttttaaaaaaatataatctgccccaatgattggggagagagtaaattactctctccccaatcattggggagggACCAGCCCGCTATCTCAGATAGCGGGCTGGGGGTGGGAGGCACAAAACCGGAATTTATGTGTCTATGAGACACAAATATGTCAAAAACTCTCTCAATGAAttcttcattttataaaaaaaaaaatcaaataaaaaatgatgtttttttactattattatattaacaagCAAAAAAATTGCATAAACCGTCGAAAAACTATTATATATGGATTTAGTTTAACACatcatttaaaaattgaattaaaaaattaagactAAAATATTATTTGCCCATATGaatcatataattataataaaatttattcatctacaatactaaatatttttGACATGTTTTTAATTCagttaactttttaatttcGTCAAAtgttattcaattttaataaatatattctaATTGTAACTAACTATATCCAATttaattattcatcaaaaaaataaactcaatttaatgtacattaataaaaaaatcaaaattaaaatatttcaattataactAATCTGTTTTGTACAAATTTTTTATGCAAATTTTTAGAGCCAAAGCACCATTGCTAAACCTGAAAATACAAAAAGACAgcaaaaaacattaaaaataataaaacagaaagaaaaaaacaGCTCAAAAGTTATCCTCTAAATTGGAGTAGCAATTATcagtttaaattaactttttttaacctCAGTTTGCTTTATAGAGAAGTAAAACGAATCGTTCCTCAGCTAGCTACTGTATTAATTAATGTGaagaaataatataatatatagttttttttatttcttgagCTTTTCCTCTTCATAACGCTTTGCTTTTGGAGTCTTTATCTCTTTTGATAGAAGAAATAAAGGTAAAAAAAAGGCAAATTTTGTTtgagtttgaaaaaaaatggcATCAACACTGTTACTAGTGATTGTGTTTGTGTTTGATCTGATTGCTTTTGGTCTTGCTGTTGCTGCTGAGCAGAGACGAAATActgtgagtttttttttttccttttgtgtgttttaagtttgtttttaagtttaattttttttttaatgttatatgTGTGAATTAGTTACTTTAAGTTCCTAATTGATAGTTTATGTTGATGAGattcatgaaaaaaaatatgtttcagTTCTTgaaatgttgatttttttttataagttgatGTAGATTTAGAGTATATGCTTAGGGTTTTCAGTGTTTCTATTCTTGATTATGCTTTATATTGATTGAATTTTTTATCAGTGTCCTGTTGTTCTTGACTGATAGGGAGCAGttagattaaaatttatttttttaatacctTAGATAAGCAATGAGCGGCCGAATTCGCTGTTCTATGAATGAAACTAAAAGAATATCCGCTAACACTTTCGAAAGAGTTTTAATAATTAAGATGAGAAAGCGGAAGTTCTTTGCTTAGTTTCGTGTAGGTATCCAccgttttttttgttttttctaggAATCCCGTGTAATTTGAAGAAACTATTGTCTGCTTCTTTTGATGCATGTGAATTGCTGTAGTCTTAGCTCTGTTGTTGTGCAATAGGGATCTTTGGTCTTAAGAGACTCAATTAACGTAATCAATGACGATTTGGTTCATTTGAGGACATAAGTAACTGTCTATCATATGCATCGGACTTGTAGTTTCAAAAGCAGGCTAGTTCTgatgttttgtttttcttgttttcttttgtaGGCTGCTGTCCAGAAACAAGGAGATTATAACTACTGTCAATATGACTCGGATATTGCAACCGGATTAGGTGTGGGGGCTTTTCTGTTACTTTTGGCCAGTCAGCTACTAATAATGATAGCAAGTAGATGCTTGTGCTGTGGAAAGGCGATGAGACCTAGTGGATCTAGGACGTGGGCGATTGTTCTTTTCATCACTTGCTGGTATGTACTTAACCCAACATATTAAGATGACTGACCGAGCAATAAGTCTATGCAAGAAAAATGATTTGCTTTTTCATTTTCGACTTTCTCTAATTTGACCACTACATGCTCATGCCAGGCTATTTTTTCTCATTGCTGAGATCTGCTTGTTAGCTGGTTCTGTTCAAAATGCATACCACACCAAGTACTACCTGGCTCGATTTGCTCCAAATTGTCGAGAACTAAGAAAGGGAGTTTTTGCGGCTGGAGCTGCATTTGTTGTCTTTACGGGCATTTTATCTGAGATTTACTATGTAAGCTATTCCAGGGCAAATCATGGTCAGGGTTCCTACGGCAGAGATACTGGTGTTGGGATGGGCCACCTGTAGCTTGACGACGTTGTAGCAACAAGTGAGAAATGTTTCTATTATGTAGCTCATAGTGGATCTTATTTGTTTACATGAACATTGACATTTGAAGGCTTAGTAATAGACTAGATACATTTACTGTTTAGACACAAAAATAGTACTTTTTTCGAAAAATGCATTCGTCgtgttttcttttgattttgagaACACATTTTCTGATGTTTCGGTTGGCTAAAGATGAAGATTTATTGCAGTCTTGATCTTGAAAAGGTAATGTTTGCCGTGTTGATGAGCAGATCTTAGATATCAGATCAGTGTCTTTCATGTGAGCGTTCGGTGGGTGATGCTGAGAGGAACAGTTTGCCCATATCTGTAAGTTAATTAGGACTAACCCCATTTGAGTTACTGATGTGATGAAGTTGCTAGATCTTAACATTCTCGTTACATTAGAAGCTCTTTCTTTTGtttaaaattagggttcaattcaaacaaaaattgtgaacttttgcgtgttttacaattacaacacaaattttcaattttaggcataattttttttatatatatttcggAATATTGAGTAATTTCTTTTGATAAAAATGCTGATGTGAATATCAGAATATAAATTGTGTTTATATTCTGATAGCTATACTAATATTGAACGCTCGCATGAAAGACATGGGCAAACTGATTccttttatttcttaatgttatGACCTTTTAACTTAtctaaaaattgcaaaatggtcaatttaatgttATGACCTTTTATAATGTTATGACcttttaaaattgcaaaatgatcgtgttataattgcaaaataCGTTAATGTTATGaccttttatttctttcaaTTAAAGCTTAAGATTACTATAATGTAATTGAATATTTCTTGGCTTTGTATTTTTAGTACAACAGAATGTAGTTTGACTTTGTgctttaacaaaaaaaacactGAATTAAGGAAGATTGAAAAGGAGTGGTTACAAGAAAGATAGTAAAATTGACAAACCCCTTCATACTTTCTCAATTTGGGGTTTTGTAGTATGAAATAGGGAATGCTGAAACGAGGAacatagaaataaaaaatggcaaaataatattattttacagcctactttaatataaaattttaaacttttagaagCGTTTCTAAAAATAAACACGGGAccttttttcgtagcattttttcCGAGTTTGTGGTCAAGAAGGAAAAAATGTTGCTTCTTGGCAATATCTATTAGCATATCCAAAGACATAGCCTTGCTGCCCCAGTCCCCACTGCACTACAACAGTCCCATACTTCTACTACTATTAAGGCCTAATCACTAAAAAGCCttccattttttaaattttttttcacttaTATCCTGACGTTAAAAATTTCTCTCAAAACTCTCACATCTTTAAATTCCTTTCCAATTatatcctgacgttgaaaaatccTTTCAAAATCCCCCACCTTTAGATTtcttttcaattgtacccaaaattggaaatttttatgattttaattttaaaaagttactgGATATAAATTTATGAAGAATGGTTTTTTACATCATTAATAATATTagcgtttaattagaatataaataaaaaaaattaaaattttttttatgtgaaaagaggtcaattttcTACTTTtagatacaattgaaaaaaaaaaattaaaagtggggttttgagaggattttcctacgtcagagtgtaattaaaaaaaaatataaagatggagggcttttgagtgattaagcctacTATTAATTAACTTCCATTTAAACAAGATTCAGAATCAGAAATTGATTGAGAGGTGATTAAGATATGGTGTTGTATTAGCAGTGTCATTGCCATTTGCTATGTATATTTGCAAGTCCTACATAAATATTTTCTCATTGGACAGACATCACTGCAGGACATTTCCTGCTACTTATCCACTTGGGCACCGTCCATCTATGGATGGAGCCCGTATGAAACTCACGTAAGACCTCACTTCGGTGAACCACACATATAGTGAAGTCCCATCATATATAGCTAATTAGCCAATTTGGGGTGAACATCAATTGGTTCGGTGATCAAATTGCCCTCTCATCCTTACCTGATc
This region of Mercurialis annua linkage group LG1-X, ddMerAnnu1.2, whole genome shotgun sequence genomic DNA includes:
- the LOC126665033 gene encoding uncharacterized protein LOC126665033, encoding MASTLLLVIVFVFDLIAFGLAVAAEQRRNTAAVQKQGDYNYCQYDSDIATGLGVGAFLLLLASQLLIMIASRCLCCGKAMRPSGSRTWAIVLFITCWLFFLIAEICLLAGSVQNAYHTKYYLARFAPNCRELRKGVFAAGAAFVVFTGILSEIYYVSYSRANHGQGSYGRDTGVGMGHL